From Pseudomonas fluorescens, one genomic window encodes:
- the malQ gene encoding 4-alpha-glucanotransferase codes for MSDAQLEILASQAGLAVDWIDANGRPQKVQPAVLRAILTGLGHPAGSAQEIDASLLELQQRRALNPLPPLLTVDVGSGLNLSRYFAAHTPCEIQLEDGAILNLKLDDDAVLPGLLPVGYQEVSIVGQYFTLAVAPLQCHSVAAAVDSEVPRAWGLSVQLYALRRAGDGGFGDTQALETLARVAGERGAEALAISPMHAMFSNDPQRYSPYSPSSRLFLNYLYAAPGEILGERALRLAIEACELGDELQRLEDQPLVDWPTAARTKQRIFEALYESFSQGDHPLHVDFSSFRHSGGEALENHCRFEALQEARAARGESLDWRHWPEHWRNPRSPELAAFAEENSGRIGYYAFCQWLIARCLQRAQNVARSSGMGIGLIADLAVGADGGGSQAWSRQDELLAELTVGAPPDILNRSGQGWGISAFSPEGLIRNGFRAFIEMLRANFAHAGGLRIDHVMGLQRLWVIPLGAPPSDGAYLYYPVDDLLRLLTLESHRHQAIVLGEDLGTVPDGLRDKLVARSILGMRVLLFEQDHNTRFRPILDWPDNALATTSTHDLPTLNGWWHGRDIEWNVRLQLIDEQGEQHWREHRQRERDGLRHALSHDPQNFREERHETDQILDASVRFLGHTRAPLVLLPLEDALGLDEQANLPGTIDSHPNWSRRLPMSSDKLLDDEDAARRLEMLACARLQAVERDR; via the coding sequence ATGAGTGATGCGCAACTGGAAATACTCGCCAGCCAGGCTGGCCTGGCGGTGGACTGGATCGATGCCAACGGACGGCCGCAAAAAGTTCAACCCGCTGTTTTACGCGCAATCCTCACCGGTCTCGGTCACCCGGCCGGCAGCGCCCAGGAAATCGACGCCAGCCTGTTGGAATTGCAGCAGCGCCGGGCCCTCAACCCGCTGCCGCCCCTGCTGACCGTGGATGTCGGCAGCGGACTGAACCTGAGCCGCTACTTCGCTGCACACACGCCGTGCGAAATCCAACTCGAGGACGGCGCGATCCTCAACCTGAAACTCGACGATGACGCGGTCCTGCCCGGGCTACTGCCGGTGGGCTATCAGGAAGTCAGCATCGTCGGCCAATACTTCACCCTGGCCGTCGCGCCCCTGCAATGTCACAGCGTCGCTGCGGCGGTCGACAGTGAAGTGCCTCGGGCCTGGGGCCTCAGCGTGCAACTCTATGCTTTGCGCCGCGCTGGCGATGGCGGTTTCGGTGACACCCAGGCCCTCGAAACCCTGGCCCGGGTGGCCGGTGAGCGAGGCGCCGAGGCGTTAGCAATCAGCCCGATGCACGCGATGTTCAGCAACGATCCGCAACGCTACAGCCCCTATTCGCCGTCCAGCCGGCTGTTCCTCAATTACCTGTATGCCGCCCCCGGGGAAATTCTCGGTGAACGCGCCCTGCGCCTGGCGATCGAAGCGTGTGAACTGGGCGACGAATTGCAGCGCCTTGAAGACCAGCCACTGGTGGATTGGCCAACGGCCGCCAGGACCAAACAGCGGATATTCGAGGCGTTATATGAAAGCTTCAGTCAGGGCGACCATCCGCTGCATGTCGATTTCAGCAGCTTTCGCCACAGCGGCGGTGAAGCCCTGGAAAACCATTGTCGATTCGAGGCCCTGCAGGAGGCCCGCGCCGCCCGTGGCGAAAGCCTCGACTGGCGCCACTGGCCGGAACACTGGCGCAATCCGCGCAGCCCTGAACTGGCGGCCTTCGCCGAGGAAAACAGTGGGCGCATTGGTTACTACGCCTTTTGCCAGTGGCTGATCGCACGCTGCCTGCAACGCGCGCAAAACGTCGCCCGCTCAAGCGGCATGGGCATCGGCCTGATAGCTGACCTGGCAGTGGGCGCGGACGGTGGCGGCAGCCAGGCCTGGAGTCGCCAGGACGAATTGCTTGCCGAACTGACGGTCGGCGCGCCGCCGGACATTCTCAACCGCAGCGGCCAGGGCTGGGGCATTTCGGCGTTCTCCCCGGAGGGCCTGATACGCAACGGTTTCCGCGCGTTCATCGAAATGCTTCGGGCCAACTTCGCCCATGCCGGCGGCTTGCGCATCGATCATGTGATGGGCCTGCAACGCCTGTGGGTGATCCCCCTGGGCGCCCCGCCGAGCGATGGCGCCTACCTGTACTACCCGGTCGACGACTTGCTGCGCCTGCTCACCCTCGAATCCCATCGGCATCAGGCAATTGTCCTCGGCGAAGACCTCGGCACTGTCCCGGACGGATTGCGCGACAAGCTGGTGGCGCGCTCGATCCTCGGCATGCGTGTGTTGCTCTTCGAGCAGGACCACAACACCCGCTTCCGGCCGATTCTCGATTGGCCGGACAACGCCCTGGCCACGACCAGCACCCACGATCTGCCGACGCTCAACGGCTGGTGGCACGGCCGCGACATCGAATGGAACGTGCGCCTGCAACTGATCGACGAACAAGGCGAACAACACTGGCGCGAGCACCGCCAGCGCGAGCGCGACGGGCTGCGCCATGCCCTGAGCCATGACCCGCAGAACTTCCGCGAGGAACGCCACGAAACCGACCAGATACTCGATGCCAGCGTGCGCTTCCTCGGCCACACCCGCGCGCCCCTGGTGTTGCTGCCGCTGGAGGATGCACTGGGCCTGGACGAACAGGCCAACCTGCCCGGCACCATTGACAGTCACCCCAACTGGAGCCGACGCCTGCCGATGAGCAGCGACAAACTGCTGGATGACGAGGATGCGGCGCGGCGCCTGGAAATGCTCGCCTGCGCGCGCCTGCAGGCGGTCGAGCGTGACCGATGA
- the treZ gene encoding malto-oligosyltrehalose trehalohydrolase: MPIRTLETWTHGAVMLDAQHTRFALWAPDAFYVSLELVDGQSLPMLPRPDGWFVIKARCPAGTRYRFSIDGEHNVPDPASRAQVEGPDSASMVVDPLTYHWQHSAWQGRPWHQAVIYELHVGLLGGFSAVRGHLPRLVELGITAIELMPLAQFPGERNWGYDGVLPYAPQSSYGSPDELKQLIDAAHGLGLAVILDVVYNHFGPDGSYQHQYASPFFRQDHQTPWGAAIDFRRREVRDFFIDNALMWLLEYRFDGLRLDAVHAIQDQDFLQDLAKRVRQQVDPGRHVWLTVENEHNQASLLQQGYDGQWNDDGHNALHVLLTGETEAYYADFSQQPCALLARCLSQGFVYQGHPDRHGKARGEPSGHLPPTAFILFLQNHDQIGNRAFGERLQKLCPPAALHAATVLLLLSPMIPLMFMGDEVAASEPFLFFTSHQGELAQAVREGRRNEFASFKAFADTHVRQRIPDPNARVTFEASRPQWRDEENPTHALYRQLLQVRQRELSERLPGTRALGATVLGPQALSARWQLGDGSVLCIELNLGPGAVAHKPQAGSRLLVEYPQHACTQLHQGRLTAYSAIVSLTPAKSSQPLPESANE; this comes from the coding sequence ATGCCGATACGGACGCTGGAAACCTGGACGCATGGCGCCGTCATGCTGGATGCACAGCACACCCGCTTCGCGTTGTGGGCGCCCGACGCCTTTTACGTCAGTCTGGAATTGGTCGATGGGCAGTCGCTGCCGATGCTGCCCCGGCCCGATGGCTGGTTTGTAATCAAGGCTCGATGTCCGGCCGGCACCCGCTACCGCTTCAGCATTGATGGCGAGCACAATGTCCCCGACCCGGCGTCCCGCGCCCAGGTCGAGGGGCCCGATTCGGCCAGCATGGTGGTCGATCCACTGACCTACCACTGGCAACACAGCGCATGGCAAGGCCGGCCCTGGCATCAGGCGGTGATCTACGAGCTGCACGTTGGCTTGCTGGGGGGCTTCAGCGCAGTTCGCGGCCACCTGCCACGCCTGGTGGAGCTGGGGATCACGGCAATCGAACTGATGCCACTGGCGCAGTTCCCCGGCGAACGCAATTGGGGCTACGACGGCGTCCTGCCCTATGCACCGCAGTCCTCCTATGGCTCACCCGACGAGCTCAAGCAGTTGATTGACGCGGCCCATGGCCTGGGGCTGGCGGTGATCCTCGACGTGGTCTACAACCACTTCGGCCCGGACGGCAGTTACCAGCACCAGTACGCCAGTCCATTTTTTCGTCAGGACCACCAGACGCCCTGGGGGGCGGCCATCGACTTTCGCCGGCGCGAGGTCCGTGACTTTTTTATCGACAATGCGCTGATGTGGTTGCTCGAATACCGCTTCGACGGCCTGCGCCTGGATGCCGTCCACGCCATCCAGGACCAGGATTTTCTCCAGGACCTGGCCAAACGGGTCCGCCAGCAGGTGGATCCGGGCCGCCATGTCTGGCTCACCGTGGAGAACGAACACAACCAGGCCAGCCTGCTGCAGCAGGGCTACGATGGCCAATGGAATGACGACGGGCACAATGCCTTGCATGTGCTGCTGACCGGTGAGACCGAAGCCTATTACGCTGATTTCAGCCAACAGCCCTGCGCCCTGCTGGCCCGCTGCCTGAGCCAGGGTTTTGTCTACCAGGGGCATCCCGATCGCCATGGCAAAGCCCGCGGCGAACCCAGTGGGCATCTGCCGCCCACGGCCTTCATCCTGTTTCTGCAGAACCATGACCAGATCGGCAATCGGGCCTTTGGCGAGCGACTGCAGAAATTGTGTCCGCCAGCAGCCTTGCACGCCGCCACAGTGCTGTTGCTGCTATCGCCGATGATCCCCTTGATGTTCATGGGCGACGAAGTGGCCGCGAGCGAACCCTTTCTATTTTTCACCAGCCACCAGGGCGAGTTGGCGCAAGCCGTGCGCGAAGGTCGACGCAATGAATTCGCCTCGTTCAAGGCGTTTGCCGATACCCACGTGCGCCAGCGCATACCCGACCCCAACGCCCGAGTCACCTTCGAAGCCTCGCGTCCGCAATGGCGGGACGAGGAAAACCCCACCCACGCGCTTTACCGGCAACTGCTGCAGGTGCGCCAGCGCGAACTCAGCGAACGCCTGCCCGGCACCCGCGCCCTGGGCGCCACCGTCCTCGGGCCCCAGGCGCTGAGTGCGCGCTGGCAACTGGGCGATGGCAGCGTGTTATGCATTGAATTGAACCTCGGCCCCGGTGCCGTTGCCCATAAACCTCAAGCCGGGTCGCGGCTGCTAGTCGAATACCCACAGCACGCCTGTACGCAATTGCATCAGGGCCGCCTGACGGCCTATAGCGCAATTGTCAGCCTGACCCCCGCGAAGTCCTCCCAACCCCTGCCGGAGAGTGCCAATGAGTGA
- the glgA gene encoding glycogen synthase GlgA, whose amino-acid sequence MNSAALEIQGELSHPVRDESTSMAILAPGAKTVLPTPRQNPNKKKVLFVTSEIADLVKTGGLGDVSAALPRAMAHLHDVRVLIPGYPQVIHSDNPIHIIGELGGHAALPPCKIGRMDMPDGLVIYVLICPELYEREGSPYGANNGRDWPDNHIRFARLGLAAADIAANLAQIHWCPDLVHAHDWPAGLAPAYMHWRGQRTPTLFTIHNLAYQGVVSLASCPELGIPEHALQQEGMEFYGKLSFLKAGMAYSSHITTVSATYAQEITTPAFGCGLDGFLASKTQQGLLSGIPNGIDESWDAATDPHLSCPFSIGDWDGKAANAAQVRTLFGLADSSGPLFAVVSRLVYQKGLDLTQGVAEYIVKSGGQIAIIGRGEPEEEQAMRDLALRFPGQIGVRIGFNETDARRMFAGSDFLLMPSRYEPCGLSQMYAQRFGSLPVARNTGGLADTIENGVTGFLFDESTVPSYEEALSRAFKVFAYPDLLNAMRCRAMAAPFNWCKAVEPYAELYEQLVAKALGRSIKHQ is encoded by the coding sequence ATGAACAGTGCCGCCTTAGAAATCCAGGGAGAGCTGAGCCACCCGGTCAGGGACGAATCGACGTCCATGGCCATCCTGGCCCCGGGTGCAAAGACGGTACTGCCTACCCCACGTCAGAATCCGAACAAGAAAAAAGTTCTGTTTGTGACGTCGGAGATCGCCGATCTGGTCAAGACCGGCGGCCTGGGGGACGTTTCCGCTGCGCTGCCCAGGGCCATGGCCCATCTCCACGACGTCCGGGTGTTGATCCCGGGCTACCCGCAAGTGATACACAGCGACAACCCGATCCACATTATTGGTGAACTGGGCGGGCATGCCGCCCTGCCCCCGTGCAAGATCGGCCGCATGGACATGCCCGACGGGCTGGTGATCTATGTGTTGATCTGCCCGGAACTGTACGAGCGCGAAGGTTCGCCCTACGGCGCCAACAACGGTCGCGACTGGCCTGATAACCATATTCGCTTCGCCCGCCTCGGCCTGGCCGCCGCCGACATCGCCGCCAACCTGGCACAAATCCACTGGTGCCCGGATCTGGTGCACGCCCACGACTGGCCTGCGGGCCTGGCACCGGCCTACATGCACTGGCGTGGCCAGCGCACCCCGACCTTGTTCACCATCCACAACCTCGCTTACCAGGGCGTGGTCAGCCTGGCCTCGTGCCCGGAGCTGGGGATTCCGGAACACGCCCTGCAGCAGGAAGGCATGGAGTTCTACGGCAAGCTGTCGTTCCTGAAGGCCGGCATGGCGTATTCCAGCCATATCACCACGGTTAGCGCGACCTACGCCCAGGAAATCACCACCCCGGCGTTCGGTTGCGGCCTTGATGGCTTTCTCGCGAGCAAGACCCAGCAAGGCCTGCTCAGCGGCATTCCCAATGGCATCGATGAAAGCTGGGATGCGGCCACCGATCCGCACCTGTCGTGCCCATTCAGCATTGGCGACTGGGACGGCAAGGCCGCCAACGCCGCCCAGGTGCGCACTCTGTTCGGCCTGGCCGACAGCAGCGGCCCGTTGTTTGCGGTCGTCTCGCGGCTGGTCTACCAGAAAGGCCTGGACCTCACCCAAGGGGTGGCCGAGTACATCGTCAAATCGGGTGGGCAGATTGCAATCATCGGTCGTGGCGAACCGGAAGAAGAACAGGCCATGCGCGACCTGGCCCTGCGTTTCCCCGGGCAGATCGGCGTGCGGATCGGTTTCAACGAGACCGATGCCCGGCGCATGTTTGCTGGCAGCGACTTTTTGCTGATGCCATCGCGTTATGAACCTTGCGGCCTGAGCCAGATGTACGCCCAGCGTTTCGGCTCGCTGCCGGTGGCCCGCAATACCGGCGGTCTGGCCGACACCATCGAAAATGGCGTGACCGGTTTCCTCTTCGACGAGTCCACCGTGCCCAGCTATGAGGAAGCGCTGAGCCGGGCCTTCAAGGTATTCGCCTACCCCGACCTGCTCAACGCCATGCGCTGCCGGGCCATGGCCGCACCCTTCAACTGGTGCAAGGCGGTCGAACCCTACGCGGAACTCTACGAACAACTGGTGGCCAAGGCACTGGGCAGGTCGATCAAGCATCAATAA
- a CDS encoding YqaA family protein — protein sequence MPVGYFGLFIAAFGAATLLPLQSEAVLVGLLLNGQYGMWLLLAVATVGNVLGSLVNWWLGRRIERFKDRRWFPVSPARLEQAGQHYRRYGHWSLLLSWLPIVGDPLTLVAGVMREPLARFLLIVTLAKGARYAVLAWATLGWQP from the coding sequence ATGCCGGTCGGTTACTTCGGGCTGTTTATCGCCGCCTTTGGCGCCGCGACGCTGCTGCCCCTGCAGTCCGAGGCCGTGCTGGTAGGGTTATTGCTCAATGGCCAGTACGGGATGTGGCTGCTGTTGGCCGTGGCCACCGTAGGCAATGTGCTCGGCTCGCTGGTCAACTGGTGGCTGGGACGGCGCATTGAACGCTTCAAGGATCGACGTTGGTTTCCAGTCAGCCCTGCGCGCCTGGAGCAGGCCGGCCAGCACTACCGGCGCTACGGCCACTGGTCGTTGCTGCTGAGCTGGCTGCCGATCGTTGGGGACCCCCTGACCCTGGTCGCCGGCGTGATGCGTGAACCCCTCGCCCGTTTTCTCCTGATCGTGACCCTGGCCAAGGGTGCGCGCTATGCCGTGCTGGCCTGGGCCACCCTGGGCTGGCAGCCCTGA